In Silvanigrella paludirubra, the genomic stretch TCATATATTTAGATGAAATAAAGCTTACTCCTAAGCCAGTAACTGCAGATATAATACCTAATGATAAAGACGCCCATCCAAGTGCACTTGCTGTTTCAGCGTAAGCAGCAGCTGCATTTTTATCCCCAGCTTCTGAAGCGGCTCTTGATTTTGCGCTATAAACTTCATTAGCTATTCCAGTTGCACCAGCAGCTACTCCTGTAACAAGTGATGTCGTTGCCAAGCCAACCTGAACAGCACCTGCAACCGAACCTGTCGCCGTTGATACCACTGTAGAAGCAGCTGCTGAAACCGATCCCGCCGCCGTTAAACCAAGCGAACTACCAAAGGTAACAACAGAAGCTACAATTCCTATGATTGCAAGAAGAATTCCTATTCCCATTACTGTATAAGAAGCCGCGCTTTCCCCTGTTGGGTCAAACTTCATGATTGGGTTATTTTCTGCAAATGTATAACCATTAATGCCACCTTTTCCAAACGGAGAATGGACATCGTATTGCATAAAACGACCTAAAGCAGGATTGTAAGCTCTGTAACCTTGTCCAAGGAATTGATATCCAGATTTCCCGTCTGTTCGTTCACCGTTAAATCCAAAGCCACTTGTTTTAGCACTTGTTGCTTTTTCAGATAAATCGGATTGCTGACCATACGGTGTATAGACAAAGTTAGCGTCTAATACTTTACGACCTTCCATGATACGAATCACACTGTGTGCTTGATCCGTTAAGAAAATTTGAGTATTTTGACCAGCTGTTACTTTACCAATAACACGGCCACTAACTTGAAAATAACTTGTCATTATGCCAGCTATAATCTCATTTAAAACACG encodes the following:
- a CDS encoding RHS repeat-associated core domain-containing protein, which gives rise to TFTKEGNVTEYRYNGSGILVSQKDSGNVENKFYYSGSRVLNEIIAGIMTSYFQVSGRVIGKVTAGQNTQIFLTDQAHSVIRIMEGRKVLDANFVYTPYGQQSDLSEKATSAKTSGFGFNGERTDGKSGYQFLGQGYRAYNPALGRFMQYDVHSPFGKGGINGYTFAENNPIMKFDPTGESAASYTVMGIGILLAIIGIVASVVTFGSSLGLTAAGSVSAAASTVVSTATGSVAGAVQVGLATTSLVTGVAAGATGIANEVYSAKSRAASEAGDKNAAAAYAETASALGWASLSLGIISAVTGLGVSFISSKYMKSYSFEPGANNKAYKIDDIVANSISSSDKSTSMLISFKTFTDDQKIISGIIKSPIPEISSELANTGKKSADASSILKKSLIYTSYIPSPNSLFNVSKAVCEFTNIEFECIISENIRRDILN